A genomic window from Megalobrama amblycephala isolate DHTTF-2021 linkage group LG2, ASM1881202v1, whole genome shotgun sequence includes:
- the commd2 gene encoding COMM domain-containing protein 2 produces MLLVLSEEHKEHLGFLSEVDPAVVGEFGRIAVEFLKKGSNPKIYEGAARKLNVPSESIQHGVEGLMYLLTESSKLMISEVDFQDSVLVLGFSEELNQLLLQLYLENRKEIRQILGKLAPSLPHYHNLEWRLDVHLASRALRHQVKPTVTLKLHLEDGARHSSHVLQTDPATLQHLIQELERALAELKSNHCRRILRNIK; encoded by the exons ATGCTGTTAGTTTTATCTGAGGAACACAAGGAGCATTTAGGATTCTTATCAGAAGTGGATCCTGCGG TTGTTGGAGAATTTGGCCGAATTGCTGTGGAGTTTCTGAAAAAGGGCTCAAACCCTAAAATATACGAGGGAGCGGCAC GGAAGCTGAATGTGCCATCGGAGAGCATCCAGCATGGCGTGGAAGGTTTGATGTATCTCCTCACCGAGAGCTCCAAACTTATG ATTTCGGAGGTGGATTTCCAGGACTCCGTGCTGGTGTTGGGATTCTCAGAGGAGCTCAATCAACTTCTTCTTCAGCTGTATTTGGAGAACAGGAAGGAGATTCGACAGATTCTCGGCAAACTCGCCCCCAGCCTCCCCCATTACCACAACCTGGAGTGGAGGCTCGATGTTCAT TTGGCCAGTCGGGCTCTTCGCCATCAGGTGAAGCCCACCGTGACCCTGAAGCTGCACCTTGAGGACGGAGCGAGACACAGTTCCCACGTGCTGCAGACGGATCCCGCCACACTGCAGCACCTTATCCAAGAGCTGGAACGAGCGCTCGCTGAGCTCAAGAGCAACCACTGCCGCCGCATCCTCCGCAACATCAAATAG